The Glycine max cultivar Williams 82 chromosome 17, Glycine_max_v4.0, whole genome shotgun sequence genome contains the following window.
GTTTCATATAAGACATTTTTCATTTACAAACTTTGAAATGAACAGAATGTAACGTAACTAGTTAactgatattgagatgagaaaTGGGACGAAAGTGAAGAGGATGTCCTAactggtggcatgcaacttgatAACTGAACAATGGTTTTTGTTATGTTAGTGTTATGTCATTCTTTTGGCGGGGTAAAATTGCTTAACTTATTATGGGGCTTGGTCCCAACGATAGTGGTCCTATCATACGCTCAGTTGCATACAATGTGCAGGCATGACAATTAACCTGCCAATATTTACTGTTCTCTCAAACAACTGATTATGTGTGAAACAGGTGAGTCACCATCCAACTGTCGTTGCCTGCCACTGTCAAGGTAGAGGTTGGAAGTTTTGGGCTGACAGTAACATTCGGTCAAAGTTTTGGGGAAGGTCAATTCAGCTTGACCCAGTGGGAGTTCTGACCCTAGAGTTTGATGATGGTGAAATATTTCAGTGGAGCAAGGTATAAATCGTAAAATGACTCTGTTTACTTTAACTATGTATACTGCCTAGTGCTTGTGACTTCCTCCGGTCtcaaagtagaaaaaaaaaaacttatttcatttaactaaaaaaaagttaattaatcatatttaattatatcaattttaataaaaaatagttttttttttcaatttatttttctcttgaaCTTGTCATTAGGAATACAAAAGAGTCAATGAAAACTAAAACTTGAATTAAATGAAGgggcattttaaaaataaaaatattaaataagtaaaattagttaaaattttcttatatttgagaaaaaaaattataatttttcctttttatatttgagaGCGGAGGCAGGTAATAGCTTTCTAAGcttcatatttatattaaattataaataattgttataatCGTTTTTGTTTCTCCTAGGTCACGACTACAATTTATAATCTTATCCTTGGCAAAATATATTGTGATCATCATGGGAACATGGACGTCCGTGGTAATCGCCAATATTCGTGCAGACTCAAGTTCAAAGAACAGGCGATTCTTGATCGAAATCCTCACCAGGTAGGAGTGTTCTAATAATATTTAGTAACAACAGCTTTGTCCTTTTAAGCCTgatatattatttcttgttaaTTTACTAACCCAGCCTGTCCTTTAGTTTAGGTTGGTTCgtctgaatttttaaatttcttgtcTTTTGCCCGCACGTGGTCCCACTCAAAATATCAGAAGGAATCTTATCTTCTTTGTGTTTTTTACCTACCAAATTGTTCACTAGAATGTGCTGTATGTCTAATTAGGTGCATGGCTTTGTTGAAGATGTAACGGGAAAAAAGGTTGCCACATTATTTGGCAAGTGGGATGACAGCATTTATTATGTTAATGGCGAAGTGAATGTGAAGCCAAAAGATTTCACTATGTCGTCAGTCACAAACTTGTTGTGGAAAAGGACTATGCCACCTTCTAATCTCACCCGCTACAATTTGACATCATTTGCCATCACACTGAATGAGCTTACTCCCGGGCTAAAGGTATAATGATGTATTAAATCATTATTCGATGTgcgttttcctttttcttcttatgcATCTCTAATTCTTTGTTATAGCCTTTTCTGATCCCGGGTAATTTGATCACGGATTAAAGGAGAAGCTTCCACCCACGGATTCCAGGCTGAGACCAGACCAGCGACATCTAGAGAATGGGGAATACGAGAAGGCTAATATGGAGAAACAAAGGTTGGAAAAGAGGCAAAGAATGGTATGTTTGAACTCTTTCGTGCTTTGTTCGAGAAACGTGCATTCTATCCTTTCTTTTTACCTTTCGTTGTAAATTTGGGGTTCTTGTTTGACCATGTGCGTGTGAATTTCTTAACCGTATACGCTAAACATAATACTCACTTGGTAAattccaccaaaaaaaaaatattctgttGGTAAAAGTTCCAgtaaatataatcatttttttgttttaatctttcAATTTTTACTGTTGGTTTtgcatctcatttttttaaatgattccaATCATTGCTTTTGTATATTTGCATCTAAACAATAGTAAACATGCCACACCATGAGTCATTTTAGAATATTTGATCACATGACTAAATACTTGCCGCATCACCATTAAGAGATGAtagcaattatttttttcctatgtttatgagaaactaaaattaatactCCCTTCATCTCATAATCAGTATAgtgtaagaattttttttttctttcaaaataagcgttgttttaattttttaatgtaatactGATCAGTTTTTTCTATTAATATccttaataaatttcattttagtttttcaatttaatattaataatatgattaatttcataaaaatattactcacttttatcttttattattattttttttgtaaaaaaaaaacttaagatgaAACCGAGGgagtggtttttttttcttgaaaaacaaactaaatttgatttaaacatatttatttatataacctTCATGTTTAGTGGCTTTCTTTATGAGTAGTTTATGGAGCCTAAACTCTTGTGAGATTTGCTAATCAACGCTCTCTTGTTTTTTAAGGATTGCATTAACAAATTATAACTATGTACATTTCTTAGTACATCATAAGAGTTTGTTATCATATTCTTGAACAAGTAAGTAGGTAGACATTAGCATATACTGTTGCTAAGAAACATATTTTAAGGAtattattaagttataattttaGTAGGAGTTATAAGATTAACTTAGTAGTTTAAATAAGAGAGGAGAAAAATACCAGAGATGTCGTGAGTTTGAATTTTTCGTTatcattttaacataattaataattaacatttagtaatgaaaaaaaaagttataactttaatTTCCTTATAGCATACTAAAGGTGTAACTGTAACCAGATaacatattcttaaaaaaaagtgaatgtatattaaattattctttagTCCCTCTAGTATGAAAATTGTGCACTTTGGTAtctcaacttttatttttaagctAATGCATATCTTATGATCATTGAAGATTTCActatttaataacaaatttttccCAACTCTGATAACTGGTGGTCATTGAGTCATTTAATTTCGTTAACTTATATTTTGATGATCATCATGCTTCTCATACAGTCAAGGAAAATGCAAGAAAATGGATGGCAGCCTAGGTGGTTCCacagagaaaatgaaaatggaacGTTCCGATATATTGGCGGGTATTGGGAAGCCAGAGCCCAAGGAAGATGGATTGGATGCCCAAATATCTTTGGTGAAATTCATGAAGGCAATTTTGATCCTTTAGGTGCATCTTGATTTTAGTTCAGGTAACGTTTACATCTATTCCAAAGCATGTTTGATACCATCCTGCATGCATGTGAGGTACATGTATATCTCAGCCTCTCAGGTCCCCCAAATGAAGTTCGTATAGTGATGATGACATGCTAATACTATAGCTGTGTTGCAGATAATGATAATGAATGCAAATTACTATGTGGAGGGTTTATCTCGAACCTTCTTGCATGGAGGCTACTTGTTTTACTGAATTGAAGGGAGAGTACTCTTTTGGAAACCTACGGAAACGAGGCTCGTTGCAGTTCTGGTTAGGCAGGTTTGTGGATTGCCCTTGTGTTACgactttgacaaaaaaacaaaggaacttAAAAAGCGATTCCATCTCAAAATTTCTTTCTGAATTTGAATGATTTTAATCGCCTGCGGCTGGTGAAAGTTGTAATTAACCTAATATGGAACAAGCATTGCACGTACAGAGCTCTTCAGCAGAGTTGTGGTCTACTGAGAATATCAAAAAAACTGAGGCTGTTACTTCATCTAGATGAGAATATATTTGAGCAAAGATTTCAGCTTGGCAACACTTGTTAGCTAGATTAGGTTTTCTAGATTgtcagttttttttcttcttttcccacttaaattttgttaatatgtaattatttgGGGTATTAGCCTATGTATAAGATTCTCTCCCTTGATCCTGATATAGCTACTGACTTGGCCGAAAGGCTCTCAATTTGTTTTCgttttctaattaataaatcGATAAATTGGCAAAGATGTGTTATCTCCCATGAAGTGTACAATTAATTTCTTTCTCGTACAAAACCTGTTACTTTCTTCCTTTGTAATAAGTATCGTCGTCTTAGGTTTGTTATATAGATgtagattaagaaaaattataataatatatttttcataataatttcaCTCACTTCGCGGTGATCTCTTCAGGTTGTGGTACTTTTTCTCTTTGCATGACCCTTATATATAGCAAAAGTTAATAGCTTTTTTCATAACTAAGATTTAGTGGGCTTTAAATATCCAATCTCTTCACTTACCCCTCATTATGATAGTGAgatttttcaagaatcaaaatatatccATCAACTCTTGGAACACACCTTCATTTTCCAACTACtcacatttaatattttggaaattttgattgattatttCAACAATTCATCTCTCAGTTAAAATGTTCAAACCACTTGGTTAccatcttcattttttattttcacatcgtgcttcttttccaaaaaaattggtATGCTCTACTATATTTCTGATCTCGATATTTCTGGAATATTGGATGATGAAACTTCATGTACTTGTATCATTGGTAGCTATTAGGACACAGCTTGGCATTCATGTTGCCAAAAACAGTTTCGACACAAGAATTCTTACATGAATCCACTATTACCTTCACAAGATTTAATATGGTTTGACTGGTCACTTGGTCCATACCATCCTGCTTTTAATTTTCACGCGTGTATTATTGCTATGTTAATAACAAAATGACGTTATTTTGCAAAATTTGACAACAAAATAAAGTCATTTTTTCAGGACATGTCAACATTTTGTCACACACTTTAGGGATATTAGTAAAatgcatgaaaattaaaaaaacatgatagTAAAGTATACGAAAAAAATCTGGAAgttaaaattcacaaaatgatGAATAGTTGAATGGTAAAATgtacaattaagtcaaaattTGAGCTCTTGTACACTTACCATCATCAATTGTAAAGCATTTTATGTAACTATTTTCTTGGAGAAAAAATTAGGAGGGAGTGATTCCCCAATCCAAAATAGGAAAaacttttggaataaaaaatacttatagagaacacagaaaattacatttatttcataaataaataatctattTAGTCCCTAGAGTATTATCTTCCTCCTGAATAGTtcttaaagtaataaaattatataagtaattttaaaatattgaaaatctcTCAATTTAGTTACCGCATTAATGTTAATACTTACATTGAGAGActaatttgaatgatttttcaATACTTGAAGCACTGTATGTAACATAATTTACTTAAAGAGAAAGGACAATACTTCaaaattaagtttataaattattattttatctcccTTTAAAGATATGAGCAATGATTCGAGCTTGAACATGTTAATGTGTGATCTTGTCTTACTTACCTGAGGATCAATTAATCCTTCAATGTTATCTTTTTATGTAACTTTTTGAAACAACAaagacataaaatttaaatatatttttcaatgggcctcttagtttttctttttaatgaatAAGAGAACTAAGGCCCAAAAAAAGAAGGAACCTGATACATTTCTATGGGGCAAACTGGCAGAGTAACTCCTAACAACTAACAGTAACAAGTCATGCTTAAGCACATGTATACATCTCACCGGAGTCTGGATCGGtaatgaaagtgatgaagaccCGAAGGAGAGGAATGtgggctttttttttattatatcaaaatgggttaaaaataaaaattaattatcataatagaCCAAGAAGGTGAATAGTACATTATGTTTCTATTTGTCTTGTAATAGGAGGTGACATCCCGGATTGTTCCATCCGGTTAGGTATTTAACACCAATTTGATGGACACTAAACATTCATACTTAATGACTAAATTTGCATTATGTTTTCACTCAATTTAGCAttacacaaaataataataatgatattttagatAAATCAATATTATGACTAATTGAGTCTCCTTTATTATagtacaaatatataatataaataaattgaagtctaaaaaatatatcattgggATCCTTGAAAGAATTGTGTACAAgtgaattttataaaagatattatatataaaaaattgaggtttaattaaaaaaaatgttaccaaaagaaataaaaatacatatttatatgaCTTCATTCTTTGTTACTAATGGTACatatccattttttttcattattaattatatactaaCACTTATTATAAGTAACCTCATCAATGTACACAAATATGATTGGTtgagatgaaaataaattattataaaatttagagttaATTTTATAGGTATGTTACCCCGGCTTAACCGACTCtaaatagagtaaaaatataacataagcTTAATATCATTAAGCAAGAATACTGGTGACGCTTCTTGTTACCGGACtaacaaattaaaacatatgGGGCAACTCAGGGTGATGTCTGTCTCCTGTTTCCTAGTGACAAAAGTCACTAattttggtaaataatttttggatcaACCTATTATGTTaaatagttttcatttttaacccattttgataaaaaaaaaacccatataTCAGAAAGCCAATCTGCTCCTTacatgtttggtttttttatctGACTTCCCCGTGGCTGGCACACTTTCTCAATGTATTTGGAATTTTTGGATTGCCAGAGATATCATACGTCtatttgcaaaaaagaaaacatgtggGCTATGTTCAGTTGAATGTTTCTTCAAACACAGCCTTAGTCacttttttatcaatatattatttataactaCTCAAACgtcattgcaaaaaaaaaaaaaaaacagaatgtcAACAACGAATGttgattattattaaatatttataacttttaaaaataaatatttaatcactcttttttaaattttaatataatttattattgtcaagagaaaacatttattattatgaaaattttaaacaatgGATACTAACTAtcattaaatgaataatatgaagaaaataaatatatgtaccTTTTAACTAGATAAgtaatcaataaattttattttttaattgaaataatttattttctcacgttcttaaaatgaaaaaaaatataatttttaaattattataaatatttaaacaatgaatattgattattatttaaacggttaatattaattaagaaaaaaatgtataatttttcacATGTTAATATAGTACAAAGGAATACTATCATTACTTGAGATAGTCACTTGAACCtccattaaatagataataaataaataaaaatatcacataataatagagataacaaaaaatgatttttacattttgagaaataaaaaattaaaattataaaaattaaaattaaaactctttcatttaagagaaattaaaaatatctctcttctttttctttattcatcTTTCAACCACTAAGAAGAAAGTCACTTGTTTAGTACTTGATAAGTTGATTTTCCATAAACTTTTTCTTAATATCATATAGCACTTCCTATACTTTTATTAAAATGTGATCaaagtaattatgttttttttaatatattcattaCTCCCTCTGATTCCTTTGTAAAAATCAAGTTTAGTGTAATTCACACTAAAACTTATTTCTTATGGATGGgaagtaatattttaattagtacCCAAATGAAAACATACAGgtttagtcaatttttttaggaattcattttttttttaagttagaaGAGACTAAATCCACTTAGtttcttaatatttgaaaaccaaattctacaatatgaaaatacattaACCTTAGCAACGTCACATAAAGTATAAAGATTAATAGCacattcttctttcttcttacaAAAGTAAAGTTGTAAAACCTAAGCATGGGAAGCAGTGTCTGTTTCCTCCAACTCAATGCCTGCCTCAGCGAGCCTCTTGTCCTTGTACACATACCCCTTAGCACAAAACAAGTACGCCACCAAATTCACACCACTCAACAAAGCCAATAGCCAGTAGAAGTAATGTAGTTTCCCATGGTTAAGATTATCCGCGAGCCACGGTTCGCGGTGGCGCGTGGCTTTGTGCACCAAAGTCACCAACAGTGAGCTAAGAAAAAACCCTAACGACAACGTGCTGAGGAACAAGCCCGTGCTCATGGTCTTCATCCCTTTGGGACATTCCCTCAGGAAAAAATCTAGTTGCCCTATGTACGTAAATGCCTCCCCCGACCCCACAAAGAAGAACTGTGGGACAAGCCAGAACACGCTTATGGGAACCACTGCATTGTGTTTGTGCGCCAAACCGTTCGCACGTGCCATTCTTAGGCGTTTTATTTCGATAAGTGCTGCTGACACCATGGCTAAGATTGAGAACACTAACCCTACCCCAATGCGTTGCAAAGGGGTGAGCCCTTGTGGGTTGTGTGAGAGTTTCTTAGCTATGGGGGTGATGACGCGGTCGTAGACGGGGACCGTTAGGAGGACGCTTCCGACGAAGAAGACGGTGAGCGACGCGGCGGGGATTTGGAAGGAGTTTCCGATTATGCGGCGGTCCATGGTGGTGGCTTGTTGGACTGAGAATGTGGTCATTTGGGCGTAGACTGTCCAGAACATGATGGTGGTGGCCCACACGGGGAGCATTCTTTGCACCATTTTGACCTCTTCCACGTCGGTTAGGGTTGAGAGGTACCACTTCCTCTCCATCGTGATTTCTTCGCCGTCCGTTTTTGGGTCCTTGATCGCTGCCTTGTCCAAGAAGCtgcaaacaaaatatcaaattgaTTAATTCTTCAAcgaaatcaataataataataagtttattatatACTGATATTTCCTGATTTGTCGGAttataaaaattgtttctgtTGTTGTAAATTACATGGTATATAATGCAAcagtattatttttcaaataattaataaagtgACTTAATGTAATGCATAAGAAGTAttagtgtaatatttttaaataattaaaaaaataggagagTTTTAAGTAATCTTATGAAACTTGTAAGAGTGTAAGTATAATTTACTCTAAtaataacagtaataatagtAGCAATAACAGCAAGAGCTAGAAGGATATACGAGCTACATAggctataataaaaaagaaaatcacttgATCGAGGTTTTCAGTTGCAGCCCACATAGTTATAAACTTATAATTGCCCTATGAGTTGCATTTAATCGTAAATGTTCACAATACCTATTAAAGTTTTAGAGATTATCGTGAGTGCAACTGCTACTTGAAACCATAGTGTGGATGAATAATTAAGGTTTGGGCAGCTAGCAAAAAGAGTTTTCTATTAGTAGTCCTTGTATGTGAATTGCAGTAGATCGATCACAAATACAATTACAACCAATATTATAGGGCGTATACGTACACAAACCACAGTTTTTTTGGTTAAAGACAGAAACCAAAAAGCTATGTCCGTGATAGAGGCAGCTGTGGAAAGTGAGACAAAGGTGATGGGGCTTATATAAGGAGAgaataaatagatagaaagTGGTATGAAGCAGGACAAATGGGGCGTGAGAGACAGCCTTGCCACTGCTACATGTTCCCCTTCGCCTCGTGATTCCTCTCAGTTTTATTATAGTCTTTTTAGAAATTATATCCGACTATATAATtcattttagattttataagagtaagtaaaacaaaaaggaaTATGAGAGCTACCCATTGTGATAATATTCCATTAGAAAATGTTTCATGGACACTTCAATactaataaaatttagaaagaGAAAGATCCAGAGGAAAATGAGataggaaaaaaatttaaatataataactaGTATAatgtaatagaaaaataaaaaatatattgataaaaaataatagatatcgGCTAGGTCAGATATGTAGAAGTATTTACACATCTTCACTCTATTCCATTGATTCATTGAATTAggatataagaagaaaaaagtatacCAAGTGAGAGCATGTCCCTCTCAGACaagcaaaaagaaacaaacaaaaaaaaagatttaattatgttacttgtctatttaatttatactgtataaaattttaatttcataagttttcttgaataaattattttttaataaagttaaataaatataactctttcttcaattttattatttaaaatatttggaattttatttttatattaaaataataggaGGGACTATGAtagatttgaaataaaaattaataaacaaaatgataaaatttaaagaatttagTAAAAACTAGGATTAagatttaaagaaaagaaaattttgagtttttaataatttagtaaaaTTTGACATTTTAGTTGGTggactttaaaaaaatagggactacattcaataaaaaaaattaacacattatttataataaaaattaaaagtataattagTCAAATTACTGAGAAAACAACTACATATTAACTCAATGGAAAGCTATATCTTATTTAGTAATCTTGCCTaactcaaatttttaattttttttaatagcacAGAGTACATacagatattatatatataaacggACAAACGGTAATCTATCACCAATGAATGAAGTAATTATATGAGAGAGATATTTAACAAGAAGGAAATTAATCACACACGTGACATGTCTAACTTGTGACTATTTGCTTATAGTATATTATTTAAAGCAAACATGAAAGCAAGACATATCTTTACGTAACGTTGAACTTTCATATCGTGGATGGAGTAGATGACCAAAACAGTGAGCATAGGAACCGAAAACAAGCTTGGTTGTCCACTCATGATCGACTTTATGTTCCAATAATGAAGAGTCCAAGATCGACAATTTAGCACTTATTGAAAAGCTGAATTCCCACGATTAAATAACATGGGAGCCCACTCTCAAAGATAAGTTCTCTACGTACCGTGGTTACCATTACCACTATTACTCTCATCTACCTCGTCCTCAACCAAGGATATTTAACTAttgtttcaattatttatatatatgttcctATCAAACTAAAAGACCTTCTAAAAGTTTTAATGTATCCTAAAACCCCACGCAATGACAATCTTTTGTGCTTTTACTTCTAACGTTATCTTAAATAAGATTCGAGTAAATTACATTGATGAACCGCTGTTGATATTTCGTGtaattatataagtattttCGTGTAATTAATGTGAGTATATTAGAGGAATGTTAGTGTATGAGGAATGTCACTTTAATACTTTTAAACATATATTGTCTATATAAtgtttatagaaataaaaaggattagtataagaataaaaagaataatattatgtataatttgaGTAAAGATTAAGAGATATGAGTTATTTACTCACAAcattaatatctttttttattaatattattatttaagccATAAACTTGTTAGCGGTGaatgaaaaacattaaaatagaaTATACCATATAGCATAAACATATACCACGTGAAAAGAGAAAGCAgttattatatttgaatttgagattgaataaaagtgtattttatccctacatgaattatttatttttaaaagaaagagggatgctaatatataataatttttcatctcaTTAAATTATTTGCATTTCTAACTCACTTCcgattatattataaatatcactaatttacatttttctttttttatctctttaaatATCATATAGTGTTGGATGTCGATGAATTATTTTCCTTATACAAATTGAGAGTGACAAGATAAGAACTGGATCCCGGATAATTCGGTACTTGAGTTAAAATCTTTATAGAAGACAAGTCGatcttatttataatatgaGCATATGGATACTTATTAAAGTGCATTGTTACACAGTAAAAGGATTACTTGAGGTGACACCAGCAGCACTGACGATTCCTAGTTAAATGAATCATTTAGTAGTCTGATGTCTAACAAACCATTATCCAATAAATGCATCCTCTTAGCATGTTTTTTTcacacattttattttcatacataatttatgtGTGAATAGATTCAGATAATATATAAGCCATACTGAAATTAGTCTATGTGCACGAAGAGTGcgttaattaatattatgaaacaaattaatatttccacatcataaaaaataaaaaatattgaatgattgaatgaaaattgcaaattaaaaagaaaaactataaatatatttcgAATTTAGCTTAAATGTATCAACTTTCTAAAggttttttattagttaaatgtGTAAACACATGTCAAGGAAGACAACTAAACTCACTTGTAgccatttttttatcaaacaaatttaatgaTACGAATCAATGAGTCATAGTGTGTgtgaaatatgattattttcagCCACATAATAAGCAGTATTCCACAAGGTGGAAAGTTTTACTTACCGGAACTGCTTGCTATGGGGCAACATCTGCTTGTTCTTCCTGAGAGTTTCATCAGCCACATCATCCAAGTTGAACAACAATGAAGAATCAGAGGGAAATTCCAAGTGCCTCTTCCTCCAAGCCGCCACAAACACCATCGCGATCTGCGCCAAGGGACTTCCCACCAGTCTCTTGTAGCGGTACCTCCTGGTGCCCGACAACAACACCAGAAGAGCCACCAGCATAGCACACACACTTATCCCGTAGCCCCAGTACCTCCCTATATGATCCTGAATGTACACGAGAACCGTCACTGCAGTTAGTGTCCCCAAGCTTATGAAGAACACGAACCAGTTGAAGAATTTCAGCATCTGCTTCTTCTCTCCCTTGTCCGACTCGTCGAACTGGTCCGTGCCGAAGCCTGAGACGCTGGATTTCAAGCCTCCAATGCCGAGGGACGTCGTGTATAAAGCTATGTAGAGAACCATCAGCTGCATGTTGTTTGCTGGCATGCAGCGTCTGGTCGCGTCTCTTATGCATTTTGGAGGGTGCAGGCTTGGGATTATGGTTGATATTGTTAATATTGTCACACCCTGAAAACACATTTTGAATTAATGATCCAAAAATAGAAATGTTAACcctaatcattttttaaaaattggagGTTCATATCTGTTTAGTAGGTTGTCCGAAATTATAATGATCCTTAATGAACTATTTgagtattattaattaatcataaattaaaacaactgAATATATGTcatataaaaattgattgagATTTTCAACATCTAATAGTCTAGGACtacttaacaattctcttgctCGAGTACGGTTTTAAATTGTTGTCTGGTCGTGGT
Protein-coding sequences here:
- the LOC100793692 gene encoding oxysterol-binding protein-related protein 2A isoform X4; translation: MLAEFSELQEQLQILCQERMNLLDTIRQLEAANIEPEATALHDSEYQLTKNEFSSLGRGKYSECSTTESSDDIEKQEMEEVSDEDEISYYDTKEYFTEHGFRCGSTGGLDPMNMSGEVNTQCIDLENSLVGQTINEFRYPLIARRKKLPDPVEKEKGVSLWSIIKDNVGKDLTRVCLPVYFNEPISSLQKCFEDLEYSFLLDRAYEYGKSGNSLLRALNVAAFAISGYASSEGRHCKPFNPLLGETYEADFPDKGVRFFSEKVSHHPTVVACHCQGRGWKFWADSNIRSKFWGRSIQLDPVGVLTLEFDDGEIFQWSKVTTTIYNLILGKIYCDHHGNMDVRGNRQYSCRLKFKEQAILDRNPHQVHGFVEDVTGKKVATLFGKWDDSIYYVNGEVNVKPKDFTMSSVTNLLWKRTMPPSNLTRYNLTSFAITLNELTPGLKEKLPPTDSRLRPDQRHLENGEYEKANMEKQRLEKRQRMSRKMQENGWQPRWFHRENENGTFRYIGGYWEARAQGRWIGCPNIFGEIHEGNFDPLGAS
- the LOC100800913 gene encoding protein NRT1/ PTR FAMILY 6.3; the encoded protein is MKTLPQTPGKTIPDACDYKGHPAERSKTGGWTAAAMILGVEACERLTTMGVAVNLVTYLTGTMHLGSANSANTVTNFMGTSFMLCLFGGFVADTFIGRYLTIAIFATVQATGVTILTISTIIPSLHPPKCIRDATRRCMPANNMQLMVLYIALYTTSLGIGGLKSSVSGFGTDQFDESDKGEKKQMLKFFNWFVFFISLGTLTAVTVLVYIQDHIGRYWGYGISVCAMLVALLVLLSGTRRYRYKRLVGSPLAQIAMVFVAAWRKRHLEFPSDSSLLFNLDDVADETLRKNKQMLPHSKQFRFLDKAAIKDPKTDGEEITMERKWYLSTLTDVEEVKMVQRMLPVWATTIMFWTVYAQMTTFSVQQATTMDRRIIGNSFQIPAASLTVFFVGSVLLTVPVYDRVITPIAKKLSHNPQGLTPLQRIGVGLVFSILAMVSAALIEIKRLRMARANGLAHKHNAVVPISVFWLVPQFFFVGSGEAFTYIGQLDFFLRECPKGMKTMSTGLFLSTLSLGFFLSSLLVTLVHKATRHREPWLADNLNHGKLHYFYWLLALLSGVNLVAYLFCAKGYVYKDKRLAEAGIELEETDTASHA